The nucleotide sequence AAGGCCGGATGAAGCGCCGGCTTCAGGCACCGGCTCCTGCCTGGGCCGGCGGGCCGAGGAAGCGCCGGGCCAGCTCCAGGTCGGACGGCTTGTCCACGTCGATGCCGATCTCCGCGTACGGGGTGGCGACCGCCTTCCCGCGGATGTCCAGCATCCGCCCCACCCGCCGCTCTGCCTCGGCTACCGTCAAGCGCCCCAACATGAACCGCACCACGGCTCGCAGTCCCAGGAGGCGAGCCAGCGTCAACGGGCTCTTGCGGGCTTCGATGGCGCGGGTCAGGATCGGCCGGGTGAGTTCGACGATGTCCCGGCGCACCACGAACACGTTGCCTCCCGTGAACGACCCGTCGGCCAGCTTCACCCAGGTACGCTTGACCCCGGGATAGCGGTGTTCGCCCATACGACGCTCGACGATGGAGTACCAGACGTCCTGCATCTCGGGAGACTGTTCGCACCGCCGGACGAAGTCGTCCACCATGTGGGCCTTCACGAGCGGGATGTCGCTCGTAACCACCAGTACGTGCTCCGTGGTCGCCTCGGCCAGGCCCCGCTCGAGGTTGTCAATGAGGCGGGCACCCGGCGCAACGGCCTTGAGGCGCGTGCCCACCGGTTCGCCGAGCGCTTTGCGGGCTGCCTCCACGACCGGGTCGGGGCCTACCACCACGATCCCCGACACCCGGCGGGCCTGTGCCAGCGCCTCTACCACGTAGGCCACCATGGGCCGGCCCTCGATGGGGATGAGGGCCTCGTAAGGAGCCTCGCTCACTTCCCGCAAGCGGCCCCGGTTGCCGGCCGCGGCCAGCACCACCGCGTCGAGGCGCGGCGCGAGGGCTATCTCCTGGTCCCACGCCGCCGGATCCGGAGGCCGCTGCAACGGCCCGGCTCCGGAACTCTCAAAGGGCGTGCTCGTCGTCCCCGCCACCTTCCTCGCCGCCGCGCGCCGCCACGGTACGCCGGCCGTGAGCGCCGGGGGGCATACCCTGCCCCTGGTCCTTGCCCGACCGGGCGATGAGCTCCATCAGGGCGTTCTCCGCGCTCTCGATGTGGTCCCGGGCCAGGCGCGACGCCTTTTCGCCGTCCCGGGCCGCGATGGCTTCCACGATGCGCCGGTGCTCCTCCAGGGCCCGGCGCATGCGCGGCCCGTGCGACAGCGTCATGGTGCGGTAGCGCATGACCTGCTCGCTGAGCAGGCTGAGCATCTGCTTGAGCCGGGAGTTGCCCGCCATCTGGTAGATGGCCTCGTGGAAGCGGGTGTCCACCTCGATGAGCCGGGTGATGTCGCCCTGGTTGATGCAGGCGTCGTACTCCACCAGGACGCGCTCCGTGCGCTCCAGGTCCTCGTCGCTGGCGCGTTCGGCCGCGAGCTGGGCTGCCAGGGCTTCCAGCGCCTTGCGCACGTCGAAGATCTCGGCGACGTCCTTGAGGGAGATGTCGGCCACGTACGCCCCCTTGCGGGGGATCATGACCACGAAGCCGTCGTGCTCCAGTTTGCGGATCGCTTCGCGCACGGGGGTGCGGCTCACGCCGAGCTCATCGGCCAGCTGCACCTCCATGAGCCGCTCCCCGGGCGGCAAGGCGCCCGAGATGATCGCCTCCCGCAGCGCTTCGAAGACCAGCTCGCGAAGCGGCTTATAATTATCCAGCTTCAGCGGCGACAGCGGACCCGGCACGGGCGCCCAGCTCCCTTCCCTCAGCACGGGGCTGCCTTGACGTGCATTCTATCACAATCCTCCGCCGCCCCCGGAAGGGATCCGGGCCGCGAAGACCCACGCGCGGAGCCCCTCCTCCCGCAACCGCCTCTCGACCGCCTGTTTGCATGTCTGCAGTGCTGCCGGATCTACCAGGCCGAACACCGCGCATCCGCTGCCCGTCACCGAAACTGCCATGCACGCCGGGACGTCCCGTAGGATGCGCTGGAGCCGCTCCGTCGATCGGCAGAGCCTGGCCGCGGCGACGGCCAGATCGTTCCACAACGAAGCTGCCAGTCCGGCGAGGTCCCCCCGGGCCAGCGCCTCGACCGCACCGTCCACCGGCGCCGGGCTCCGTGCCTGGTGGGCCGGGCGCTCTCCGGCGTCCCACAGCCGGTACGCTTCCCTCGTGGAGGCGCTCTCCTCCGGCACCACCAGGATGCAGCCGGCCTGGAGGCGGACGGAGACGTGCCGCAGCGCCTCCCCTGCCCCGCCGGCCCGCTGGGCTCCGCCCCGCACGCAAAAGGCCACGTCCGCGCCCACCCGGGCCGCGACCTCCTCCAGCTCCCGGGTTGCCAGCCCCAGGTCCCACAGCCGGTTGAGCGCCCGCAGCGTCGCCGCCGCATCGGCGCTCCCTCCGCCGAGCCCGGCCCCGACCGGAATGGCCTTGACGAGCCGCAGCTCCACCCCGTGCCCGGCAGCGCCCGGCTTCGGCGGGTGCGCCCGGTGCAGGGCCGCCGCCGCCCGCACCACGAGGTTGGGATGCTCGAGGGCGCCGGCCTGTCCCAGGTCCGCTTCGGCCTCGAGCGCCACCCCGCTTCCCGCCAGCCACGGGGCCAGCGGGCCCTCGGCGCGGACACGCAGCCGTCCCGGGGCCAACCCCGCCGCGAACCCCGCCCACACCTCGTCGGCGGGCGGGTCGACGCTCACCATCACCCCGTCGAGCTCGTGATACCCGTCAGGCCGGCGCCCCAGTACCCGCAGCACCAGGTTGAGCTTGGCAGGCGCACGCTCGGCTAGCGCCCCGCCACGACCACCCCGCTCACCAGATCCCGCAACCAGATCCACAGGCGGCTCAACCCCGAAGCGGGTCGCACCGCCGCGGTGGTCACCACCGGCACCCTCGCCAGCGGGGTGCCCTTCATGCTCGCCACTACCCACCCGACTTCCTGCCCCTCCTGGATGGGGGGTTTGAGGCCGGGCTTCCATACGACCTGGCGCGTCAGCCCGTCGCTCCGGCCGCCCAGGGTGAGCACCGTGAGGGTCCTGGCAGCCTTCACGGGCACTGCCCCGGGCTGGGCGCCCCGCAGCCGCAGCTCGCCCACTTTCTCCTCGGCCAGGGCGGCCACCGCCGGCCGGTACGCCCGGAATCCGAACTCGAGCAGCGACGCCGTCTGGCTCACCCGGGTCTGGTCGCTGTCGGTCTTCATGACCACGGCGACCAGGCGGCGCCCGTCACGCTGCGCCGTCGCTGCCACCGAGTACCCGGCATCGGTCGTATAGCCCGTCTTGAGCCCGTCGACCCCCTCGATCGCCCCCAGCAGATGGTTGGTGTTGTCCATGATCAGCAACGGGTTTTCCCTGAACGTCTCCCGCCGTACCGAGGTCCACTGCAGCACTTCCGGATACTGGGTGATGAGCGCGCGCGCCATGATCGCCACTTCCCGCGCCGTCGTCACGTTGGGGTCGGGCCCTGCGTCGGGCGGCAGCCCGTCCGGGTTGACGAAGTGGGTGTGCGTCATGCCCAGGTCCTTGGCCTTCTGGTTCATGAGGGTCACGAACGCCCCGACCGTTCCCGCCACGTGCTCCGCCACCGCTACCGCCGCGTCGTTGGCCGAGGCGATGGCGATGGCCCGCATCATCTTCTCCAGGGGAAAAGTCTCGCCCGCGACCAGGTAGACCTGAGATCCCCCCATGGCCTCCGCGTTACGGCTCACCCGGACGGGGTCCTTGAGCGACACGTACCCCTGCTTCACCGCGTCCATCGTCACGAGCATCGTCATGATCTTGGCGATGCTCGCCGGGTGCATCGTGGTGTCCGCGCTCTTCTCGAACAGCACCTGGCCCGTCTCGGCGTCGATCAGGATGGCCGCCGGAGCGTTGACGTCGAACCCCACGTCCTGCGGCCCTGGCCCCCGCAGCTCGAAGGGCGCGGCCGTCCCGGCCGCCCCTGCCTGCCCGGGCCCTTCGGCCGGGCCCCCGGGAGGCGTGCTCCCGCCGGGCCGCCCACCCATCCGCCACAGGACGGCTATGGCCAGCGCCACCACGACGACGGCCGCGCCGGGGAGCCACCGAGGCCGGCTGCCGGCCGCTCCCTTGGCGGATGCCGTCGCGCGGGCACCGCCGTCAGGAGCGAAGTCCCTGCGCGATCGCGACGATGAACGCACCCCTCTGGGCCATCGCACTGCCCTCCAGCACCTTCCCCATCGCGGAGTTACCGGGGCCGACGCCCGTCACGGCCGCAGTCGGCCTGCCTCAGGCGCCGAACTTCACCAACCGGCCGGCATGGGCCAGCATGAGCGGCAGGAGCTCGACCGCCCGCACCTGTCCCAGGCTCCCCCTGGCACACTCGCTTTCGCCGAACTTCTGGATCCACCGATCCTTGCGGGCCGTCCGGGCCCACAGAAGCACCGGCACCGGATGCCACGAGTGCATCTTCAGCGCGGCGGGCGTCGAGTGGTCGCCCGTGATGAGCAGCACGTCCGGCTTGCGCTCGATGAGGGGCGGTAGCGCCGCGTCGACCGCCTCGATCACCCGGCTCTTGCGCGCCCAATCCCCGTCTTCCCCTGCGCTGTCGGTCCCTTTGACGTGGATGAACAGCAAGTCGTGCTCCTCCCACAGCTCGAGCGCCTTTGCGATGGCGTCCTTCGGTTCCGGGCCGGGCACGACCGTCTCCATCCCGACCAGCCGGGCAAGCCCCCGGTACATCGGGTAGTAGGCGATGGCCACCGCCCGGATCCCGAACAGCTGCGGGAGCTGGGGCAGCGCCGGTTGCCGGTCGAACCCCCGGAGCAGGATGGCGTTGGCCGGATGCTCGTGCTCGAGCACCCGGTACGCCTGGCGGATGAACTCGTTGACCACGGCCGCGGTCTTCTCGGCCTCGGGCGCCGTGGGCCGGACCTCCGGCGCCGGCACCCCGGTCTTTTGCGGGTCGGAGTCGCTCAGGTGCGGCGAGAGCCCGGGCCCGGAGAAGATCACCACCGCCCGGTGCTGCATCTCGGGCTCGACGTGCACGCTGACGCCGTCCAGGCGGATCCGCTCGTTGAGCAGCGCGGCCAGACGCCGGCACTCCTCCGTCGAGATCCGGCCGGCCCGGCGGTCGACGATGATGTCCCCCTCGCGGGTCGCGAAGTTGGCTCGAGCCGCCACGTCCTGGGGGCCCAGGGACAACCCCACTCCCAGCGCCGAAAGCACCCCTCGCCCGACGACGTACCGCTGCGGATCGTAGCCGAACAGTGCCAGATGGCCCGGGCCGCTCCCCGGCGTCACGCCGGGTGCGACCGGCATCGACAGCCCGCATGACCCATCCTTCGCCAGGGCGTCCATGTGAGGAGTGCGGGCGGCCTCGAGTTCGGTCAGGCCCGTCTCCGGGTGCGGCAGGCCCCCCAGCCCGTCCATGACCAGGAGCACCGTCTTACCGCCGCTTTGCGCCAGAGGCTGCAGGAATTCCAGCAATGGCTCCAACTCCTTTCCCACCCGGGCCGACCATACATCTACCACCTGTAACGGCAGGTTCCCTGTCCTCCATAATCTGCTCATGCTGGGGCCGGGTCACTCATCGGGCGGCGCCTTCACCGCCGACAGGTTGTCCCGTCAGGGCCGTTGAATACAGCCTTTGGGGGCGGACGCAGTGGCTACGGCTCAGACTTTCCGGAGGGTGTTGCTGGGTGTCGCTGGCAACCCTGCCGTGACCCGGCTGGCGACCCGCCACGGCCTTTCGCTTGGCGCTCGGCGTTTCGTGGCAGGGGAGACCCTCGAGGAAGGGATCGCGGCGGTTCGGGCCCTGCGGGCGAGAGGCATGCTTGCCACGCTCGATTTCCTCGGCGAGAAGGTGGCCGGCCTGGCCGACGCCGCCGAGGCAGCGTCGATGTACCGGCGGATGGTGCAGGCGCTGGCCTCGGCCGGCCTCGAGCCCAACGTCTCGCTCAAGCTGAGCCAGCTCGGCTTGACCATCGACCGCGCCTCCTGCGAGCAAAACGTGCGCGGCGTCGTCGAGGCGGCCGCCCAGGCGGGCGGGTTCGTCCGCATCGACATGGAAGAGTCAGCCCTGGTGGACGCCACCCTCGAGGTCTACCGCACGCTGGCCCGCCAGTTCCCGGAGCAGGTCGGCATCGTGCTGCAGGCTTACCTGTACCGGACCCGGCAAGACCTCGAGCGCCTCCTGCCGGTCGGGCTCAACGTGCGGCTGTGCAAGGGCGCCTACAGCGAGCCGCCCTCCGTGGCCTTCCCCAAAAAGCGCGACGTCGACGAGAGCTTCCTCCGCCTGCTCCGCACGTCGCTCGCCCGGGCGCGCTTCACCGCCGTGGCCACCCATGACGAGCGCATCATCCGGGCGGCGCTGGAGTTGAGCCGGGAGCTAAATGCGGAGGGTCGCTACGAGTTCCAGATGCTGTACGGGGTCAAGCCGCGTCTCGCCCAGCGGCTCGTGGCCGAAGGACACCGCCTGCGCATCTACGTACCGTTCGGCACCCACTGGTACCCCTACTTCATCCGCCGGTTGGCCGAGCGTCCCGCCAACCTGGCCTTCGTCGTGCGCGGCCTGTGGAGCTGAGCGAAAGCAGCGCTACCCCGCAGCAGGCCGTTCAGCCCCCGGAGGCCTCGCCGGCGGCGGGCTTCTTCACGTGCTGCCGGATCGCCCGCACCAGCTCGCAGGCCTGTTCGTAGCGCCCGAAGGAAGGGACGACGTAAACGCCGGCCACGTAGGGGCTCGCCTCGACGGCCACCTGCAGGGCGACCTCCATGCCCACCTGCTCGGCCGCGTCACGCGCCTTTTCCAGGGCCCGGCGGATCCGCTCCGGGATGGAGATCCCGGGCACCTCGTGGTGTAAGTACTCGGCGTGCTGGTAGCTGCGCAGGGGTAGTACCCCGAGGAGCAACGGGATCGGAGCGCCTCCCAGGCGGTCCAGCACCCGCAGGAGCGGGTCGAGCTCGAACAGCGGCTGGGTCATGGCGAAATGGGCGGCCGCCTCGACTTTCTTACGGAAGCGCTCGATCTCGGTGTCGAGGTCCCGGGCCGCGGGGCTGAGCGCCACTCCGATGAGGAACTGGGTGGCCTGGCCGATGCTACGGCCGGCCACGTCCACCCCCTGGTTGAGCTGGGCGAGCACGCGCACCAGTCCGATGGAGTCGATATCGTACACGGCGCTTGCGTGTGCGTAGTTGCCGAGCCCCGGGGGATCGCCGGTGAGAGCCAGGATGTTGCGGATACCCATGGCGTGGGCGCCCAGCAGGTCGGCCTGGATGCCCATCAGGTTGCGGTCGCGGGTCGTGAAGTGGAGGATGGTCTCGATCCCGGTCTCGGCCTGGATGAGGTGGGCCGCAGCCAGAGAAGACATGCGGACCTGCGCCATCGGGCTGTCCCCGACGTTGACCGCGTCCGCGCCGCTGTCCCGGATGGAACGCGCCCCCCCGAGCAGCTTCTGGACCACCGGGCCGCGGGGCGGGTCGAGCTCCACGCTGATGACGAACCGGCGCCCCAGGGCGAGCGCAAGCCCGGACCCGCCGCGCTCGGCGCCCTCCTCCCGGCCCGCTACCCCGGCCGGCTCGCGCCCGGCAGGCACGGGCCGCCCCTCGTACGGCGCTCCGGGTGGCGAGACGACCACCATCCTGCTCCCGGCGCCCCCGGCTTCGAGAGCGCGTTGCCGCTCGACGCGGGGCGTCCCCTGCATCCCCTGCAGAGCCTGCGCCCAGTCGGGGGGAAGCGTGTGCCCGAGAGCGTCGAGCGCCTGGCGCATGGCCCGGATGTGGTCGGGCGTCGTGCCACAGCAGCCGCCGATCACTTGCATGCCGGGCTCTCCCGCGAAACGCCGGGCGAACTCACCGAAGTACTCCGGGATGGCCACGTAAACGAAACGCCCGCCCACCACGGTCGGCAATCCCGCGTTGGGCATGGCGGAGAAGCGTTGGAACGGCCCGCCGGCCTCGCGTAACGCCCGCACCGCGTCCAGCACGGGGGCCGGCCCCGAGCCGCAGTTGACTCCGATCACTTCGGGCCGCAGCTCCGAGGCGAGCTCGGCCAGGGCGTCCGCCGCCTCCTTGGGGCTGGCGCCGAGCAGGGTGCGGCCTTCGGACGAAAAGCTCATCTCGGCGATG is from Limnochorda sp. L945t and encodes:
- a CDS encoding NTP transferase domain-containing protein, with amino-acid sequence MQRPPDPAAWDQEIALAPRLDAVVLAAAGNRGRLREVSEAPYEALIPIEGRPMVAYVVEALAQARRVSGIVVVGPDPVVEAARKALGEPVGTRLKAVAPGARLIDNLERGLAEATTEHVLVVTSDIPLVKAHMVDDFVRRCEQSPEMQDVWYSIVERRMGEHRYPGVKRTWVKLADGSFTGGNVFVVRRDIVELTRPILTRAIEARKSPLTLARLLGLRAVVRFMLGRLTVAEAERRVGRMLDIRGKAVATPYAEIGIDVDKPSDLELARRFLGPPAQAGAGA
- a CDS encoding GntR family transcriptional regulator; amino-acid sequence: MPGPLSPLKLDNYKPLRELVFEALREAIISGALPPGERLMEVQLADELGVSRTPVREAIRKLEHDGFVVMIPRKGAYVADISLKDVAEIFDVRKALEALAAQLAAERASDEDLERTERVLVEYDACINQGDITRLIEVDTRFHEAIYQMAGNSRLKQMLSLLSEQVMRYRTMTLSHGPRMRRALEEHRRIVEAIAARDGEKASRLARDHIESAENALMELIARSGKDQGQGMPPGAHGRRTVAARGGEEGGGDDEHAL
- the ispE gene encoding 4-(cytidine 5'-diphospho)-2-C-methyl-D-erythritol kinase translates to MDLVAGSGERGGRGGALAERAPAKLNLVLRVLGRRPDGYHELDGVMVSVDPPADEVWAGFAAGLAPGRLRVRAEGPLAPWLAGSGVALEAEADLGQAGALEHPNLVVRAAAALHRAHPPKPGAAGHGVELRLVKAIPVGAGLGGGSADAAATLRALNRLWDLGLATRELEEVAARVGADVAFCVRGGAQRAGGAGEALRHVSVRLQAGCILVVPEESASTREAYRLWDAGERPAHQARSPAPVDGAVEALARGDLAGLAASLWNDLAVAAARLCRSTERLQRILRDVPACMAVSVTGSGCAVFGLVDPAALQTCKQAVERRLREEGLRAWVFAARIPSGGGGGL
- a CDS encoding D-alanyl-D-alanine carboxypeptidase family protein yields the protein MRSSSRSRRDFAPDGGARATASAKGAAGSRPRWLPGAAVVVVALAIAVLWRMGGRPGGSTPPGGPAEGPGQAGAAGTAAPFELRGPGPQDVGFDVNAPAAILIDAETGQVLFEKSADTTMHPASIAKIMTMLVTMDAVKQGYVSLKDPVRVSRNAEAMGGSQVYLVAGETFPLEKMMRAIAIASANDAAVAVAEHVAGTVGAFVTLMNQKAKDLGMTHTHFVNPDGLPPDAGPDPNVTTAREVAIMARALITQYPEVLQWTSVRRETFRENPLLIMDNTNHLLGAIEGVDGLKTGYTTDAGYSVAATAQRDGRRLVAVVMKTDSDQTRVSQTASLLEFGFRAYRPAVAALAEEKVGELRLRGAQPGAVPVKAARTLTVLTLGGRSDGLTRQVVWKPGLKPPIQEGQEVGWVVASMKGTPLARVPVVTTAAVRPASGLSRLWIWLRDLVSGVVVAGR
- a CDS encoding 2,3-bisphosphoglycerate-independent phosphoglycerate mutase, translating into MEPLLEFLQPLAQSGGKTVLLVMDGLGGLPHPETGLTELEAARTPHMDALAKDGSCGLSMPVAPGVTPGSGPGHLALFGYDPQRYVVGRGVLSALGVGLSLGPQDVAARANFATREGDIIVDRRAGRISTEECRRLAALLNERIRLDGVSVHVEPEMQHRAVVIFSGPGLSPHLSDSDPQKTGVPAPEVRPTAPEAEKTAAVVNEFIRQAYRVLEHEHPANAILLRGFDRQPALPQLPQLFGIRAVAIAYYPMYRGLARLVGMETVVPGPEPKDAIAKALELWEEHDLLFIHVKGTDSAGEDGDWARKSRVIEAVDAALPPLIERKPDVLLITGDHSTPAALKMHSWHPVPVLLWARTARKDRWIQKFGESECARGSLGQVRAVELLPLMLAHAGRLVKFGA
- a CDS encoding proline dehydrogenase family protein, whose protein sequence is MATAQTFRRVLLGVAGNPAVTRLATRHGLSLGARRFVAGETLEEGIAAVRALRARGMLATLDFLGEKVAGLADAAEAASMYRRMVQALASAGLEPNVSLKLSQLGLTIDRASCEQNVRGVVEAAAQAGGFVRIDMEESALVDATLEVYRTLARQFPEQVGIVLQAYLYRTRQDLERLLPVGLNVRLCKGAYSEPPSVAFPKKRDVDESFLRLLRTSLARARFTAVATHDERIIRAALELSRELNAEGRYEFQMLYGVKPRLAQRLVAEGHRLRIYVPFGTHWYPYFIRRLAERPANLAFVVRGLWS
- a CDS encoding bifunctional homocysteine S-methyltransferase/methylenetetrahydrofolate reductase; translated protein: MSFEQALASGRILLADGAMGTLLYARGAPLEGSFDALNLTNPDLVRGVHLDYILAGAELVTTNTFGANRVRLAAHGLEDQVRAINLAGVKIARAARETAGVPVLIAGDVGPTGRPLAPIGALSEQAALDAFREQVDALLAGGVDLFIIETMSDPRELVLAVRAAREASKLPVIAEMSFSSEGRTLLGASPKEAADALAELASELRPEVIGVNCGSGPAPVLDAVRALREAGGPFQRFSAMPNAGLPTVVGGRFVYVAIPEYFGEFARRFAGEPGMQVIGGCCGTTPDHIRAMRQALDALGHTLPPDWAQALQGMQGTPRVERQRALEAGGAGSRMVVVSPPGAPYEGRPVPAGREPAGVAGREEGAERGGSGLALALGRRFVISVELDPPRGPVVQKLLGGARSIRDSGADAVNVGDSPMAQVRMSSLAAAHLIQAETGIETILHFTTRDRNLMGIQADLLGAHAMGIRNILALTGDPPGLGNYAHASAVYDIDSIGLVRVLAQLNQGVDVAGRSIGQATQFLIGVALSPAARDLDTEIERFRKKVEAAAHFAMTQPLFELDPLLRVLDRLGGAPIPLLLGVLPLRSYQHAEYLHHEVPGISIPERIRRALEKARDAAEQVGMEVALQVAVEASPYVAGVYVVPSFGRYEQACELVRAIRQHVKKPAAGEASGG